The nucleotide sequence ttacaatgaaaaacaaatctgCTATTTACATTTGTTAgacttaacatttttttgttattgctaTAACCatggaaactttacacaattatAATATACAGATGCAAACCAATAGAGATCACTAGATGATTAAATATTTCATGCATTTAATGGCACTCAACAAAtggatttatttacttattatgtctTCTTAAATctacaaataacataaatagaGGTGTTATCTGAAAATTCTGTTCAATAACTAATCTGCTATACAACTCAAGCTAACAATAAAAACTTACATTATTATCCTGATACTGcaaattactatttttataaacAGAAGTAAGGAGTTGTTTGATAATCACAGAGTTACACTCAAAGTTTTTTGAGGCCTTCTTGATTGGTCATAGtccttgaaatattttgtgttaaggaTAATTGTGATACCACTTATGTTTTTACTGTTCAATAAATCTTCAGAGAACTTACTAGATTAATTTGACACAAGTTCCTAAAAATGTAATCTTTAGTGAAAAAAATCTTATTACAGTATGGAAAttatctgtttatacaaattttattcttatataaaatacgtcaagttgtacaaaaatatattaacatacaaattacaaacattaagCACTGCAACAATGACGAGAGAGATTCAAAAATAGCATGTGGTGATGAAAAAGACTAATCACTAATATATCAGCAGGAGACTTGATACACTACTGATAAAATTTTTAGGAACAAAAATTATCTCATTTCTTCCTACACTGCTGCCTAAATTAAAGCaaaagtgtaaataaataatatatatttttgaagaaaCTTTGTAGAGTGGACAGCAACTGCCTATTGTGCAAACAcaagcagttgccatccattctacaaagtttcatcatgaatactctgccaaaacaatctatcaaagaatatatattttattattattataaaggtaaataaaaaattataaactttgattaCTGACCACtatcatacatacataaaaaacagtattttgtttACTATAGTAAAGTAGAATGATGTGTTatatattacaaagaaaatttcaaaacattaataatgaGATACTTTCTTTGACAGGCCATGAGAATCTTGACTATCATAATTAGTCTAGGAATTGCTCTggattgttgaatattttttgaGCTAAGCTTTCCTGGGAACCTAAACTCGATAACTTACTACCAATACACATCTGGAATTGTGTTACTTCCAGTTGAGAATCACATTTTATGTCATGAAAATGTGGATAAGCCCTGGGTCAGCTGCTCGAAAGACCGAGATGTTACTGTGGACCACTTTTGTGTACAAATCAACATCTTCTTTGCCCCAGCCATGAATAGTTGTATCCAGCCCTCCAACAGCATAAAGATCACTATTATACAAGCTTACTATCCCGTACCCAAACTGTCGCCAGTAACCTGTTTCATCATGAATGAAATTTGGTTTGGAACCCTTTGGTACAAACTGTGGACTATACTGGCTGAATACTATAGGAAAGTACACTTGTTTTCCTTGGACTGTGTTTAAACGAACACGCTTTAGAACATTTCTATCAAACATCatatcaacatcaataaaaaaagaagagCATCTGAAGGAAACAGCTTAGCACCAATTTCAAGAGCCATTGCCCGTGAGAACGAACCACTGGATTCTAAAATCCTCAGTGAATACTTTGGATATCGCATCTGTAATCCTTGTAGGGCTGTCTTAGCATCAACACTGTCACCATCACTCATACTAAACAGCACAACTGCCAATGTCACTCCTTCTTTGTTCTGTAAACAAACCTCTTCAAAGTTTGATAAAAATCTGTGAAATGTTGAAGTTCTACCAGCCAATGGAAGGATAAAATTGATTTCTGTCACTTTTCTTAACATCTTGGCACCAGATTCTGTATAATCTTCATTCCTCATTTCGTCTGTGATGTACCGATGAAGAGATTTCTCTTATTTCAggttgagaaaatgtttgttgtaaataTGCATGACGCACGCACTGGGACAGTCATCTTTCTTCCTCtgtatttcttgtatttcatCATGAGATCAAGAACATAGTCTACTCCATAAAGTGGGTTCACCCTCTGATAGCCATAAAGAATATCTTGAAACTCAATGACTCTTCCACGCTGTTTTGAAAACTTGTTGATTATTTCCATCACTTCCATTACAGTGTCATTTATAGCTGTCTGTGTGTAGGCTTCGATCCGTCTCTTTGGGTTAGGATTATTGGCAGAGTACATGTGCTTACTGAAAAAATCCCAGACCAATACATCTTCCCGATTTTTTGGATGATATCTATTTAGAGCGGGTTTTACTCCCAGCTGCATGTTATGACGATACTCCGTGTCATTCAGAGATAAGGAATCATTTGCTTCCAATAACATATTCATGTTCAAAATATCTCTGTGAAGAAGTAAGGTCCTATACCGCAACTCCAGTGACTGCAAATGAAGAAAGTACCTGTGAAGTCGATACAAGTATGGAGGCTGCTTGATAGGATGGAGTGTAATGGCCCTGTGGACTTCTTTCATTTTTAGTCGACCCATGAAAGTTTCTTCTCCGGCAAAATTCTGGTAGAAAATATTCTGCATCTACAGAAATAATAACACTATTTACCCATTTAAACTATTCTTCactaaaactagtaaaaaaaatattttactgaaatcttTGTCCAGTTTCACTTTAGTAATAAATTAAACCATACTATTTGATGAAAGATGGAAGACTTTTAAATCATCATcgtctacacttgtgtctccacaacagacagttgccgtccattttacaaagttagaCTATATTAATTCATGCTTTTTCTGCATCCTAATTCAACTATACatagtgtgtgttttgtgttgttgttattcAAGCACTTTTTTAATAACATAGTTAATCATTGTTCTGTGATacctgaatattttaaaattcaagcaTGTTTAAAGCATTAGATCATGTTATATCCAAGAAGAGGCAACTCTAGAGAGAGAGTGTATAAAGTTTGTATCTTAAGGTACTCATCTCTAGTCAACTCTTTTGTAACATATAAATCTAATAATTCCAGTAAAAAATGCTCAATTGCAgacactgaaaacattttacttgaaTAAATAAATCAACTGTTTAAATAAGGAATAAGTGAGAAACTGATTCcagtagatttatttaaaaataaaaacacaagaatCTTTAAACTATAATAACTAATGAAAGTTAATTGTAGTCTCCCATATTCATATAcactaaaatttgaattgtacCAAATGCCCAGCAGTTTCTGTTATTGTCAACATGTTGaaaatgactgaaaaaaaaaccccacaaaaaacactaattttaGTGAAATCTCTTGTGTAAGTGCTACACATTAATCAAGATTTATAAAATCaagtatgaataaatatttcaaacacaattGATTCCTAACTTCTGTGTAACAATTGAGGATAATGTTCCTTGTACTGTAACTCAGAAGTTTAATTACTCTCTCTAAGATCTAGTAAATGATGTCCCTCAAACATTCACacatgaattttatattttaaatgtaaagtaaaaaattgtttacttcAGTGTACATTTATTTAAGGTAAAGCTGTTATGAACAGTTAGGTTTTAAAAAGGTTAACATTTAGGTAATAAAGGTGCACTTGGAAGCCCAGTAAAGCAGATATCATGAACAAACTATTCCATTGTAACTCTTAACAGAGAAGACATATGGTTTCAAAACAAGTCTAAATATCAACATGTAAAGCTTAATTCACAACTGAGAAGTAACTCTTGGTGGTGACATACACACttcatttaaaaatgtatctcggaaaagctgggtattaacacttttactaataaacctgagaataacctgaagatgacctaagaaggttaaaatgttgttctcttcttatcaataagtgttaatacccataccaactgttcgaGATACATTTCTACTTCACCACTGAATACTTCTAGTTATGTAGCAATACTCAACAGAGAAAACATTTTGTCTCAGAACAAGTCTAAGTGTGAACATATAAAACTTAGTTCCTATTTATAACTACATTGCTGAGTACTTCCTGCTATtagcaatattttttattcactgGGTACTTTAACACCCAGTCTGTGTTCACCGGTTACTTTAACACCCAGTCTGTGTTCACCAGTTACTTTAACACCCAGTCTGTGTTCACCAGTTACTTTAACACCCAGTCTGTGTTCACCAGTTACTTTAACACCCAGTCTGTGTTCACCAGTTACTTTAACACCCAGTCTGTGTTCACCGGTTACTTTAACACCCAGTCTGCGTTCACCGGTTACTTTAACACCCAGTCTGCGTTCACCGGTTACTTTAACACCCAGTCTGCGTTCACCGGTTACTTTAACATCCAGCCTGCGTTCACCGGTTACTTTAACATCCAGCCTGCGTTCACCGGTTACTTTAACATCCAGCCTGCGTTCACCGGTTACTTTAACATCCAGCCTGCGTTCACCGGTTACTTTAACATCCAGCCTGCGTTCACCGGTTACTTTAACACCCAGCCTGCGTTCACCGGTTACTTTAACATCCAGCCTGCGTTCACCGGTGACTTTAACACCCAGTCTGTGTTCACTGGTGACTTTAACACCCAGTCTGTGTTCACTGGTGACTTTAACACCCAGTCTGTGTTCACTGGTGACTTTAACACCCAGTCTGTGTTCACTGGTGACTTTAACACCCAGTCTGTGTTCACTGGTTACTGTAACACCCAGTCTGTGTTCACTGGTTACTGTAACACCCAGTCTGTGTTCACCGGTTACTTTAACACCCAAGTCTGTGAGTCAGGGACACATTTTTAGAATACTGATTCTCATGAAAACCTTTCTAATATTCTTTTCCTTTCACATTCTGAACAGCAACTTGAACTCCTCATGttacataaaatttgaatttctCACCACGATGATCTATTTCACTCTATATTCAGGTTAGGAAGAAGTAAAACCCATATCCCCATACAAAAAACATGGTAGAGGCCACACATATTAGACAATACAAGATCTAATTCCTCAGTTTTAAAAAGCTTCTTTCTCCTCAGTTTTCATGAGTTCTGTCACTAGATATGACCAAGGAAGATTTCATGAAATTTACCTATTGCTATAAGATAACTAAGTGAACACATGTGACAGTTTGTGCAAAAGAAATACAGTGTGGTCAACCCTATAAAATTGAAAGGTTTATTAGAACATTATTAATGATAATGTGTAGTTTTCTCGACATTAAAATATCACGTCCTTTATTAGGGTAcagtatttttattctaatacaaATACCAGATATCATGGCACCCTCTGAAGCCCACCCAATCTCCTACATCATTCTCATCAACTCACAGACTAGGTGTTAAACGTATTAATGTTTTGCAAAGTTGAGGATTTATCCCAGTACACatagataaaacaataacaaataaatgacaTTAACATACGTACATGAAAACtgtgtaaatacatttatttgttatattcacTATTGGAATAAGTTTGTTGAATACTAACCTCATATGACCAGGTACAAGGTATACCAACAAATCTCCGTATACATCTTCCAAGTTCAACATCTTCATGTGAGAATATAAATGTTTAAGACAATAACGTATATGAGGTGCCAAAAGCTGTAGTGTCTCCCTACTCATTAACATCCCAGGACCACCCATACAGAAGTTTTCACCATCATCAAGACTTAACTGTCCAAATTCATCTTTATTTCCAAGTCCAGCCTGACCAATGAACTGAGCTTTACTACTGTTGATGGATCGTAAAAATTTCTCCAACTTGTCTGTCCGAACATAAACGTCATCATCTGCCCTCATGAACCACTCAAATTTATCTATAAAATGATCATACATGTACTTAAGCATCAGAAAAGATTTCTTTTGTGGAGGTACGAAGTCATCAACTCCTGGTAGTGTCACCAGTGGAAGCTGCGATGATGCCTTAGAATTACtgctagaaaaaaatataatttttcctgGAATTATTTTGCCCCAGGTCTCATAAACAGCCACTGCTCTCGAGTCAAGAAACTTTTCAGCTGTCATTACTCCTACAAAAAGTAATCGCTTATCCTCCGTCAAAGTTGTCAGATCTACAGGTGGGGCTCGCTTGTACACCATAACGTTTCCTTGTTTTTTGAATAAAGCATGTATATGTTCGTCCTTCGGGGAGAAGGGCATTGTGAAAATACAATGTTAGGAAAAAACCAACAAGAACACCTGCAATTAAACTCAAAACAGGATTTTTCCTCTTCAGTGAAATGTGCCTAAACA is from Tachypleus tridentatus isolate NWPU-2018 chromosome 2, ASM421037v1, whole genome shotgun sequence and encodes:
- the LOC143237796 gene encoding LOW QUALITY PROTEIN: chondroitin sulfate synthase 1-like (The sequence of the model RefSeq protein was modified relative to this genomic sequence to represent the inferred CDS: inserted 4 bases in 3 codons; deleted 3 bases in 2 codons), with amino-acid sequence MPFSPKDEHIHALFKKQGNVMVYKRAPPVDLTTLTEDKRLLFVGVMTAEKFLDSRAVAVYETWGKIIPGKIIFFSSSNSKASSQLPLVTLPGVDDFVPPQKKSFLMLKYMYDHFIDKFEWFMRADDDVYVRTDKLEKFLRSINSSKAQFIGQAGLGNKDEFGQLSLDDGENFCMGGPGMLMSRETLQLLAPHIRYCLKHLYSXHEDVELGRCIRRFVGIPCTWSYEMQNIFYQNFAGEETFMGRLKMKEVHRAITLHPIKQPPYLYRLHRYFLHLQSLELRYRTLLLHRDILNMNMLLEANDSLSLNDTEYRHNMQLGVKPALNRYHPKNREDVLVWDFFSKHMYSANNPNPKRRIEAYTQTAINDTVMEVMEIINKFSKQRGRVIEFQDILYGYQRVNPLYGVDYVLDLMMKYKKYRGRKMTVPVRRHAYLQQTFSQPEIREISSSVHHRRNEEXEDYTESGAKMLRKVTEINFILPLAGRTSTFHRFLSNFEEVCLQNKEGVTLAVVLFSMSDGDSVDAKTALQGLQMRYPKYSLRILESSGSFSRAMALEIGAKLFPSDALLFIDVDMMFDRNVLKRVRLNTVQGKQVYFPIVFSQYSPQFVPKGSKPNFIHDETGYWRQFGYGIVSLYNSDLYAVGGLDTTIHGWGKEDVDLYTKVVHSNISVFRAADPGLIHIXHDIKCDSQLEVTQFQMCIGSKLSSLGSQESLAQKIFNNPEQFLD